The Molothrus ater isolate BHLD 08-10-18 breed brown headed cowbird chromosome 1, BPBGC_Mater_1.1, whole genome shotgun sequence genome includes a window with the following:
- the LOC118684111 gene encoding feather beta keratin-like, whose product MSHPSRTSIKAGPEPLSLTHFSSSLLLLLLPNNKSNHIPSLPGTLHTTPMACNSRCSPCGPTPLANSCNEPCALQCQDSRVIINPSPVLVTLPGPIMTSFPQNTAVGSTSSAALGTELNAQGQPISGGFGFGLGYGLGGLGCYGRRGGYIC is encoded by the exons ATGTCCCACCCCTCCAGAACCAGCATAAAAGCCGGCCCAGAgcctctctccctcacacactTCTCCTCAAgtcttctcctcctgctcctgcccaacAACAAG TCTAACCACATCCCATCTCTTCCAGGCACCCTCCACACCACACCCATGGCCTGCAACAGCCGCTGCAGTCCCTGCGGACCCACCCCGCTGGCCAACAGCTGCAacgagccctgtgccctgcaatgccaggaTTCCCGCGTCATCATCaacccttcccctgtgctggtcaccctgccaggacccatcatgacctccttcccccagaacaccGCCGTCGGATCCACCTCCtcggctgctctgggcactgagctcaatgcccagggacagcccatctCTGGCGGATTTGGCTTTGGCCTTGGCTACGGCCTGGGAGGCCTGGGCTGCTATGGCAGAAGGGGCGGCTACATCTGCTAA
- the LOC118683952 gene encoding feather beta keratin-like: MPQGHRTRLSHPSRTSIKAGPEPLSPTHFSSSLLLLLLPTTGTLHTAPMACNNICSPCGPTPLANSCNEPCALQCQDSRVIINPSPVLVTLPGPIMTSFPQNTAVGSTSSAALGTELNAQGQPISGGFGFGLGYGLGGLGCYGRRGGYIC; this comes from the exons ATGCCTCAAGGCCATAGGACAAGGCTGTCCCACCCCTCCAGAACCAGCATAAAAGCCGGCCCAGAGCCTCTCTCCCCCACACACTTCTCCTCaagccttctcctcctgctcctgccaacAA CAGGCACCCTCCACACCGCACCCATGGCCTGCAACAACATCTGCAGTCCCTGCGGACCCACCCCGCTGGCCAACAGCTGCAacgagccctgtgccctgcaatgccaggaTTCCCGCGTCATCATCaacccttcccctgtgctggtcaccctgccaggacccatcatgacctccttcccccagaacaccGCCGTCGGATCCACCTCCtcggctgctctgggcactgagctcaatgcccagggacagcccatctCTGGCGGATTTGGCTTTGGCCTTGGCTACGGCCTGGGAGGCCTGGGCTGCTATGGCAGAAGGGGCGGCTACATCTGCTAA